The following are from one region of the Staphylococcus schleiferi genome:
- the ccpA gene encoding catabolite control protein A, giving the protein MTVTIYDVAREARVSMATVSRVVNGNQNVKPETRDKVNEVIKRLNYRPNAVARGLASKRTTTVGVIIPDISNIYYSQLARGLEDIATMYKYHTIISNSDNDPEKEKEIFNNLLSKQVDGIIFLGGTLTEDIKEQISRASIPVVVSGTNGKDDGIASVNIDFVKASEEVTEKLVQSGATKFAFVGGGYSKKAQEDAYDGLKKALEKHNLSVDQHLLYVGNETYKDGLRAFEKLSEYRPDVVLSISDEQAIGTVHAALDYGLEVPKDIQVVSFNNTRLVEMVRPQLSSVIQPLYDIGAVGMRLLTKYMNNEDIEDHNVILPHKIQYRGTTR; this is encoded by the coding sequence ATGACTGTAACCATTTATGATGTTGCTCGAGAAGCACGTGTCTCGATGGCAACAGTGTCAAGAGTTGTGAATGGGAATCAAAATGTAAAACCTGAAACAAGAGATAAAGTAAACGAGGTTATTAAACGTTTAAACTATAGACCTAATGCCGTTGCGAGAGGTTTAGCAAGTAAGCGTACGACGACAGTTGGCGTTATCATCCCTGATATTTCTAATATCTATTACTCTCAATTAGCGCGAGGTCTAGAAGATATTGCAACGATGTATAAATATCATACAATCATATCAAACTCTGATAACGATCCTGAAAAGGAAAAAGAGATTTTTAATAATTTATTAAGTAAACAAGTAGATGGTATTATCTTTCTTGGGGGCACTTTAACGGAAGATATTAAAGAACAAATTAGCCGCGCTTCAATACCGGTTGTGGTTTCTGGTACGAATGGTAAAGACGACGGTATTGCTTCAGTTAATATTGATTTTGTTAAAGCAAGTGAAGAAGTCACTGAAAAGCTTGTTCAATCAGGTGCAACGAAATTTGCTTTTGTGGGTGGAGGCTATTCAAAAAAAGCACAAGAAGATGCATATGATGGACTTAAAAAGGCGTTAGAAAAACATAATTTATCTGTGGATCAACATCTGTTATATGTAGGAAATGAAACTTATAAAGATGGGTTACGCGCATTTGAGAAATTAAGTGAATATCGTCCAGATGTTGTGTTGTCTATTAGTGATGAACAAGCAATAGGCACTGTTCACGCCGCTTTAGATTATGGTCTAGAAGTACCTAAAGATATTCAAGTTGTTAGCTTTAACAATACACGCTTAGTTGAAATGGTACGGCCACAATTATCAAGCGTCATTCAACCTTTATACGATATTGGTGCGGTAGGGATGCGTTTACTTACTAAATATATGAATAACGAAGATATTGAAGATCATAACGTTATTTTGCCACATAAAATTCAATATCGTGGTACGACACGCTAA
- a CDS encoding acetoin utilization protein AcuC, which produces MKEQSQQTGYVYSDALLRYRFHNKHPFNQMRVKLTTELLKATGYLSDSQIIKPRQATTNEIATVHNYDYIEAVKRGEKNILTIDEQQKYGLGDEDTHVFSTIHRSTATIIGGGLNLVDAIMTGQFRNGCHLAGGLHHAHEGRASGFCVYNDAAIYMKYLNERYHQRVLYIDTDAHHGDGVQWRFFTSNQIMNYSIHETGKFLFPGSGHYTERGTDQGFGYCINVPLEPYTEHDSFIDVFKKTVGKVAEAFQPDFIVSVNGSDIHYLDPLTHMSCNLNTLYEIPYIITDLAEKYCDGKQIMLGGGGYNIWRVVPRAWSHIYLSLIHQPPLSGKLPEAWLNKWRHYSPVPIPEYWEEQFEDYQEIPRREAITKQNEQVASNILSWF; this is translated from the coding sequence ATGAAAGAACAGTCACAACAAACAGGTTATGTCTATTCAGACGCGCTTTTACGGTATCGCTTCCATAATAAACATCCATTTAATCAAATGCGTGTTAAGTTAACCACCGAATTATTAAAAGCAACGGGTTACTTGTCAGATTCACAGATTATTAAGCCAAGACAAGCCACAACAAATGAGATTGCAACCGTTCATAATTATGACTATATTGAAGCCGTAAAACGTGGGGAAAAGAATATTTTAACTATTGACGAACAACAAAAATATGGTTTAGGGGATGAGGATACACATGTATTTTCAACGATTCATCGTAGCACAGCTACCATTATCGGAGGCGGATTGAATCTGGTTGATGCCATCATGACAGGCCAGTTTAGAAATGGTTGTCATCTTGCTGGAGGGCTTCATCATGCACACGAAGGACGAGCAAGTGGTTTTTGTGTTTATAATGATGCAGCCATTTACATGAAATATCTCAATGAACGATACCATCAACGCGTATTGTACATTGATACTGATGCGCATCATGGGGATGGTGTGCAATGGCGTTTTTTTACTTCAAATCAAATTATGAATTATTCAATTCATGAAACAGGAAAATTTTTATTTCCTGGTTCAGGACACTACACTGAGAGAGGCACCGATCAAGGTTTTGGCTATTGTATCAACGTGCCTTTAGAACCTTATACAGAGCATGATTCTTTTATCGATGTCTTTAAAAAAACAGTAGGAAAGGTTGCAGAAGCATTTCAACCTGATTTCATTGTGAGTGTCAATGGTTCAGATATTCATTATTTAGATCCACTGACACATATGAGTTGCAACTTAAATACACTTTATGAAATCCCTTATATTATTACGGATTTAGCAGAAAAATATTGTGACGGAAAGCAAATCATGTTAGGCGGTGGTGGTTATAATATTTGGCGTGTCGTACCTAGAGCTTGGAGTCATATTTATTTAAGCTTAATACACCAACCACCGTTATCAGGAAAATTACCAGAAGCTTGGCTGAACAAGTGGCGCCATTATAGTCCTGTTCCAATTCCTGAATACTGGGAGGAACAGTTTGAAGATTATCAAGAAATTCCAAGAAGAGAAGCCATCACGAAACAGAATGAACAAGTGGCCTCTAACATTTTAAGCTGGTTTTAA